One Streptomyces formicae genomic window, GCCGGTGTGCACGAAGACCGGCAGCGAACGGGCCGCGCAGATCTCGTAGTAGGGATACAGGCTCCGGTCCGAGGGCGAGTAGCCGCACGGCGGGTAGAGCTTGATGCCGTCGAAGCCGTAGTCGTCCAGGGTCTTCTCGAAGAACCGGAGGTTGCCCGGGCCGTGGCGGGGGTCGATCCCGATGTAGACCCAGAACCGCCCGGGGTGCCGCAGCCGGATCCGGTGGTGCCGCTCGGCCATCTCCTCGGGGGTCAGCGGGCAGGCCATCCGGTGGCTGAAGTCGGGCACGAGGAGCACCGATCGGTCGATCCCCGCCCGGTCCATCTCGGCGACCAGGCCGTCGGCGAGGTGGTCCTGGTGCTGCGCCTGGTAGCCGTCCGCGATCCGGCCGGGGTCCGGCGCGGGGCCTCGTGCGGACAGCCTGCTGTGGACGTTCTCCGCCACGCCCTCCACGAAGGCCGGCGGGACGAAGTCGGTGGATGCCACATGGCAGTGGCCGTCGTAGACGATCACCGCAAGCAGTGCTCCACCAGGCCCCGGATGCTGACGCCGTCACCCGGCTCGAAGGTCGAGTAGTCGAACTCCCGGTCGCTGCGCTCCTCCAGGTAGGAGATGAGGCCGACCAGCGCCATCGAGTCGAGCAGACCGGAGTGGGTCAGTTCCGTATCGGCCTTGAGCTCGGCGACCTCCACCTCCCCCTCGTTCCAGTTCTCCACCCACGCGACGAGATCCTTCTCCACCGCCGAGACGTCCTCGCTCACGGCCGACCACCCCTTAGCTCCGCGGATTTCCGCCCCATCAGGCGGAGGCTGTTGCCGCTCATGATCATTTTCCGTTCGGCCTCCCGCAGTCCGGCCACGGCCGGGGCTCCTCGGGAGAACTCCTTCAGCAGTCCCCCGAGCGACTCCGAAAGACGGAAGGACGGCCAGCAGGTACCGAAGAGGATCTTGTGCGAAATCCCGGCCCTGAAGAGCCGGTTGACATGGGTCTGCCAGCCGTCGGCGCTGAGCACCGAGTGGAACTGGCTGATGTCCAGGTGGACGTTGGGCCGGTGGGCGCAGAGGTACGCGGCCTCGTCGACGTGCGTGACCCCGCCGTGGCCCAGGATGAAGTCGACGCCGGGGAAGTCCCTGGCCGCCCGGTCCACGAGCAGCGGGCTGCCGAAGCTGAAGTCCAGCGGCCCCCAGCCGGGACCCGTGTGGGTGAGCACCGGGATGCCGTAGTGGGCGCAGCGCTCGAAGTACGGGTAGAGGCGCGGGTCGCTCGGCTCGTATCCGCAGGGCGGGTAGAGCTTCATCCCGGAGAATCCGTACTCCGTCACGCACCGCTCGAAGAGGTCGATGCCGTCCTGCCCGCCCCGTGGGTCCACGCCCCAGAAGACGTGGAACCGGCCCGGGTGACGGCGGTTCACGCGGTCGTGCAGCGCGGCCAGTTCGGGCTGGGACAGCGCGCACTCGGCCGCGTGCGAGTAGTCGGGCGCCACGAGGAACGCCTGGTCGACGCCCGCCTCGTCCATCTCCGCGACCAGTTGGTCCGCGTCGTCGTCCGCGTACAGGGAGAAGACCTGGTTGCGCACGCGGTCGGGGCGGCCACCGAGACCGTAGGCGTCGAGCCGGTGGTGGACGTTGGCGGCCTGGTGCTCGACGAAGGAACGCGGGATGGCGAGCAGGCTGGCCAGGTTGACCTGCGCGTCGACGATCGGCGGCGCGGCGGGTGCCGTCCCCGGGGCCGGGTCCGGGTTCTGGCGCGCGTCCGGGTTCGGGTTCGGGTTCGAGGTCACCGGGACTCCGTCCCTTCGGCGGCCGTGCCCGCGCCGCGCACCGTGTCGGCGAAGTGCCGCGCCACCGTGGCCCTGCTCAGCTTCATGTTCCCCGTCATGAAGCGTGCGTCGGAGCGCAGTTGCCGCTCGGAGAAGATCACGGATGCGACCCGCTGGTGGGCGTCGAGCCCTCGGTTGACCTCGTCGACGCGTGCCCGCACCTTGGCGGGCAGGGCGGCGTCCTCGGGATCGGTCGTGGTGATCACGGCGCCGAGCCTGCCGGTGTCGGGGGTGGGCACCACGATGATCTCCGCGATTCCCTCCACCCCGGCGAAGTACTCCTCGATCTGCGCGGGGTGCACCTTGCGCCCGTTGCCGAGGACGATCACGTCCTTCTTGCGCCCGATGAGCGTGAGGAAGCCGTCGTCGTCGAGTCTCCCGAAGTCGCCCGTGGCGATGCTCCCGTCGGGGCGGTAGGTCTCGTCTGCGCCGTCGTCGGGGACCTCGAAGTAGCCGCTGCTCTGCGGGAAGGGGCGCTTCAGGATCACCTCGCCGTCGTCGAGGATCCGGACGTGACTGGGGTCGAGGAGCCTGCCGACGGTGCCGAGCCGGTGCGCTTCCTCGGTGTTCCAGGCCACCATGCCGGTCTCGTTGAGGCCGTAGACCTCCAGGAGCTTCACGTCACGGGCCCAGAACGCCTCCAGCGTCTCCCTCCTGATGGGCGCCATGCCCGTGATCAGGAAGCGGACGGCGCCGCCCAGGAAGTCCCCGAGGGTGCCCGTGCCGCCGGACTTGAGGTAGACCTGCAGCATCGTGTCGTAGAAGACCGGCGGGCCGATCAGGAACGTGGGCCGTTCGCTTCTGACCGCCTGGAAGACGCGCTGGTAGGGGGCGAGCGTCAGATCGGCGCCGAGCCACAGACAGCAGTAGAGGGACAGCCGCTGCTGGTAGTTGGAGAGCGGCAGGAAGACCAGATGACGGTCGCTCGCGGTGAGGCGGTACGTCTCGATGAACTGGTTGATCACGTACTCGGAGCCCGGGGCGGTGATGTTCAGCCCCTTGAGCTTGCCCGAGGTGCCCGAGGAGTAGACGAGGCTGTGGACGTGGTCGCGGTCCACGCGTGTCGCGGTGTCGGGCACGACGTCGGGTCCCGGCAGCGCGTCCGGGGCGATCGCCGAGGGGCAGTCGGCCGTGAGGCCGTCGGCGATCAGCAGGGCGAGCTCGTGCCGGGCGACGAAGGCGGCCGGGTCCGCTATCGCGGTGTCCTCGGGGAAGGCTTTGACCACCGCGCCGCGCATCAGCGTCGCCAGGTCCCACAGGGCCCAGTCGATGCCGCTGGGCGCGCGGATGCCGACCAAGTGCCCCGGCTCGACCCCGGCGGCCGCCAGTCGCTCCGCGCGCTCGGTGGCGAGCTCGTGCAGTCGGCTGTACGTGACGACACGCCGCTTGCCCGAGAGGTCGATCTCGGTCAGCCGTGCGTCGGTGTGCTCGCGGTAGCGCTCGCCGAGCTCCGCGATGTTCATGCTCACGCGTTCTCCAACTCCTTTTCCAGACTGGCCAGCAGATCAGCGAGACGCTCCTGGACGAACAGGGCGATCCGGCCGCCGAGCATCTCCTCGTAGCCACCGCTGCCGGTGTCCCAGGCGATGTCGACCTCGACGGTGCAGCCGCCGTCGGGCGTCGGAGCCACCACGACGGTGCGGGCCAGCTCCTGCCACAGCCAGCACGGCTCCGCCCGCAACACGACCCCGTCGTCGTTCAGTTCGACCCGGTCGGACCAGACCACGTCGTCCTGTCCGATCCGGCCGCCGAAGTCCTCCTCCGACTCCGTCCGGTCGGCCCTGGTGTCCCGGGCGAACGGGTCGAGCAGCCGCGGCCGTTCGTGCAGCAGCCGAAGTACGGCCTCGGCGGGCCTGGCCAGTGGGACGGTGCGGGTGAGCGGGGACAGCTCCGCCGTCGGGCGCACGCTGCCCCGGGCCGCGTCGGCCTCGGCGAGGACGCCTTCGAGGACGCCCAGCCCCCG contains:
- a CDS encoding amidohydrolase family protein produces the protein MTSNPNPNPDARQNPDPAPGTAPAAPPIVDAQVNLASLLAIPRSFVEHQAANVHHRLDAYGLGGRPDRVRNQVFSLYADDDADQLVAEMDEAGVDQAFLVAPDYSHAAECALSQPELAALHDRVNRRHPGRFHVFWGVDPRGGQDGIDLFERCVTEYGFSGMKLYPPCGYEPSDPRLYPYFERCAHYGIPVLTHTGPGWGPLDFSFGSPLLVDRAARDFPGVDFILGHGGVTHVDEAAYLCAHRPNVHLDISQFHSVLSADGWQTHVNRLFRAGISHKILFGTCWPSFRLSESLGGLLKEFSRGAPAVAGLREAERKMIMSGNSLRLMGRKSAELRGGRP
- a CDS encoding AMP-binding protein, which gives rise to MNIAELGERYREHTDARLTEIDLSGKRRVVTYSRLHELATERAERLAAAGVEPGHLVGIRAPSGIDWALWDLATLMRGAVVKAFPEDTAIADPAAFVARHELALLIADGLTADCPSAIAPDALPGPDVVPDTATRVDRDHVHSLVYSSGTSGKLKGLNITAPGSEYVINQFIETYRLTASDRHLVFLPLSNYQQRLSLYCCLWLGADLTLAPYQRVFQAVRSERPTFLIGPPVFYDTMLQVYLKSGGTGTLGDFLGGAVRFLITGMAPIRRETLEAFWARDVKLLEVYGLNETGMVAWNTEEAHRLGTVGRLLDPSHVRILDDGEVILKRPFPQSSGYFEVPDDGADETYRPDGSIATGDFGRLDDDGFLTLIGRKKDVIVLGNGRKVHPAQIEEYFAGVEGIAEIIVVPTPDTGRLGAVITTTDPEDAALPAKVRARVDEVNRGLDAHQRVASVIFSERQLRSDARFMTGNMKLSRATVARHFADTVRGAGTAAEGTESR
- a CDS encoding amidohydrolase family protein; translated protein: MIVYDGHCHVASTDFVPPAFVEGVAENVHSRLSARGPAPDPGRIADGYQAQHQDHLADGLVAEMDRAGIDRSVLLVPDFSHRMACPLTPEEMAERHHRIRLRHPGRFWVYIGIDPRHGPGNLRFFEKTLDDYGFDGIKLYPPCGYSPSDRSLYPYYEICAARSLPVFVHTGPSVPTLDTELAHPLHIDQAARDFPGVDFVLGHAGVTNVETGAYLAAHRPNVYLDIGGFASSATLPSWPHHLNRLFRMGINHKVIFGTDWPLGRMSGGLRRTMREVVEGPTVFDGVPRRDRALLLHENLLRVLAPASRPAGVVPKAPGRSRS